DNA sequence from the Penicillium psychrofluorescens genome assembly, chromosome: 3 genome:
ACATGATCACTTGATTATACCTTACAACAGGAGACAGCCTACACCTTCGACGACGTTCCGGCAAACCTCCTCCGCATCCGATCCGCACATTCCTGCTCATTGAAGATGTAATTCACGCTCTCGTGGGCAGACGTCGCCTCGGCCCAGCGCTTGAATCGCGGAGCTTGCTGCTCGAGCAGAGTAGGCAGCTTCGTGCTGACGAGGCCATGCTCCGGCTTGGCTAAAGCGAGCATGCGAATGAGGAATGAGCCGCACTGGACCTGTTTCGGAGTCATTTAGTACACTTCTTCATACCAATTGGGCAGTACAGTATAGCAGTATATACACGATACTGTGTAGGTATATACCCGtaaaaaggggggggggaaaggAAATACACACCTCAGCGAGAGTCAATTTCTCACTTCCCCCAAAGAACGGGCCCTTACCCTGGCCCGCCTTCGGTTCAAGAAGCGGCTCAATCCCCTTCTTGATAGCAGCAACCATTTCCTGCgtcatctcctcgcgctcagCCTCCGACGAAGACCTGATACACTTCATATAAGCAACCTGAACCTTCGGGAAGAaggcatcgatgaagaagcggaTGCGGGCCCGGTAGAGAGCGTTATCAGCGGGGCCGGACGGGGGCAGAAGATGGGACGGGTGAGCGTCTGCGATAAATTGCGCGACTATGGCGGATTCGGTGATTATGTTGCCGTTGTAGGAGAGGCTGGGGACAAGGCCGGCCTGGTTTGATTGGGAGTTAGTTGGAAATAGTTGGATGAGAGAGAATGGGTGAGAGTCAGGTAGGGGCATTATTACCGGGTTGATTTCCAGATACCACGGCTCGCGGGGCGTGTCAAGATCGATGAGGACTTGTTCGAAGTCCAGGCCTGTTTCGCGCAGGGCGATGTGAGCACGGTGTGCCCAGGGGCAGCTGAGGTTAGTGTATAGGATGATCTTGCGTGCAGCCATGGTTGTAGTTGTCAGGATGTAGTTAGGGTCTGGGAAGAGAATGGAGCAGAACTTTATACCCCCCGCGAGGGGAGAATTGCCTTTTCGTAATTGTCATCAATGAGGGGGGGTAGCCGCTGGATTAGTAAAGCGTGGAAAATGGCGAAATCGAGGCCCTTGAATTGTTCCCCGCAAGGCCGGGTAAGTCATCATGAAGCTGGTGGTTGGGCGGCGGATGTGCGGCGGATGCGCGGCGGAAGCGCGGCTCGGGATTTGGATTTGATCTTCGAAGATGTTGGAAACTGTTGTTGATTCGAATTTAAATTATGTACATACATTATGCGTGCAGTATATATCTGATATTCTCAGAACGAAAACCTCCAAGCAGGGCAGCAGCACTCGTCGCGAATCACCGTTGTACATAAACCTCAACATGATTTAAAGACGAAAAGATTCGTCTGGCCCCGTGTTCACCATCGCAACAGTGCCGATTCCATCGGTCaaaaaacaacaaaaaaaagcagAGGCATAGAGGTAAAGAAAAAATATATATGGACGGTCAATCGCCGAAAATGGGGTGGGGTATATCGAATACGCGTCAAAGGAAAACAAGCACCCACGCTAACGCAGGGCAAGCGGCAGTCAAGCCGATAAGGATGGGCCAGTCTCCAGCTGATCGGCTCCTTGCGAAAACAGACGAGTCAACACGCTGTCATCAGGACGTTAAAGTCTGCACGGAACAAAGGTTCTTTTTTGGGTCGGTCacgcctcgtcctcctcctgcgGGGTTccatcgatgatcttgtgCCAATGTTGGGGCAGGCAGATGCAGACCATGGGGAAGGCCTTGATATCGCCCGATGGGGCGGGCGATGGACCCGTTCGCTGTTGCGAACCGTTGCTCACTCCACTATCGCGTTGTTCGCGGTGATGAACAT
Encoded proteins:
- a CDS encoding uncharacterized protein (ID:PFLUO_004771-T1.cds;~source:funannotate), giving the protein MAARKIILYTNLSCPWAHRAHIALRETGLDFEQVLIDLDTPREPWYLEINPAGLVPSLSYNGNIITESAIVAQFIADAHPSHLLPPSGPADNALYRARIRFFIDAFFPKVQVAYMKCIRSSSEAEREEMTQEMVAAIKKGIEPLLEPKAGQGKGPFFGGSEKLTLAEVQCGSFLIRMLALAKPEHGLVSTKLPTLLEQQAPRFKRWAEATSAHESVNYIFNEQECADRMRRRFAGTSSKV